The genomic stretch CACGATGATCGGCAGGTTGAGCTCGCTGCAGCGCTCGTAGAGCGGGTACCAGTACGGCTCGTTGACGCCCGGGGTGGTGCGCAGGCCCTTCGGGTCCGGCGAGAGGTAGGCGGCGACGAAGTTGTACTCGTTCACGCAGCGCTCGAGCTCGGGCAGCACGTGGCTGATGTCCGGGGCGTCGGAGTTCTGGGGCAGCGCCACCGCGCCGAGGAAGCGGTCGGGGTGGAAGGCCACCTGCTGGTGGATGGTGTCGTTCACGTAGCGGCACCACGCCGGGATGAGGTGCGGGGCCATCCAGCCGAGCTGCATGTAGGGGCGGGGTCCGAGGATCTGCACGTCGATGTCCCGGTCGTCCATGTAGGAGAGGTGGGCGGCGACCGCCGCGCGGTACTCCTCCTCGGTCGAGGGGTCACGCCCCCCCTGGGAGAGCGGGCTCTTCATCACCGTGTTGGACGCCATCAGGCTGGCGGCGAAGCTCCGCGACGACCCGGGGACCGAGACGTGGCTGTGGACGTCGAATACCTTCGCGCCGTTGTACATGGTGCTCCTCTCCTGTGCACCGCGCGCCCTTGCGTCGGCCAACGGGCACCTTCACACGGATTCCCTGCTCGGTCAATCGTCGGCCGTCCCGGGCAGGAGTTACTTCGTGGAAGTAACGTTTGTTCGGGCCACGAAGGTCCGCGCTGTCACCGCGAGAGGCCCCGAGAGGCAGCTCTACTCGCCGGAGGGGCTCGTTCGCTGACGGTTGCCGAGACAAGGAGACACCTAGATGAGAACCCCGCGCACTGCGCTCGCCTCAATCGCCGCGCTCTGCCTGATCGGCACCACCGCCGCCACGGCGTCGGCGTCCGCCAAGGCGCACACCGCCAAGGCGAGGCTCGGCACCGTCGTCGTCGGTGACGAGGGCTTCACCGAGTCAGCGATCCTGCAGAACATCTACGGGGACCTGCTCGGCAAGCTCGGGTACACCGTGAAGTACCAGACGACGACCTCCCGCCAGCAGGCGATCCCGGCCCTCGAGAAGGGCACGATCAACGTCGAGCCCGACTACGCGGGCTCGCTGCTCCTCTACCTGAACGCCAACCAGACCAAGGCGGCCGGCCAGCTGACCTCCGCGATCGCGGCGGACAACGCGGCGCTGAAGGCGAAGAAGGCGGTCGTGCTGCCGGGGACGGCGGGCCTCGACCAGAACGTCTTCGTCGTCACCAAGGCGACCTCGTCCAGGTACGGCCTGAAGACGCTGTCGCAGCTGAAGAGCCACGCCAAGTCCTGGACCTTCGGCGCGCCGGCCGAGTGCACGCAGAACTACTTCTGCGCCCCCGGCCTGAAGGCCGTCTACGGGATCAAGTTCAAGACCGTGAAGAACTACGACGAGTCGGGGCCGCTCACGGTGGCGGCGCTGAAGAGCGGCGCGGCCGAGGTCGTCGAGCTCTTCTCGACCGACCCGATCATCAACCAGGACGGCTTCGTCTCCCTGAAGGACGACAAGAACCTCGAGCCCGCTGACCACCTCGTGGCCGTCGTCGGTTCGAAGTTCAACACCTCCGCGGTCGACCGGGCCCTCGAGTCGGTGAACGCGCGCCTCACAACGAACGAGCTCGTCACCCTCGACGGTCAGGCCTCCTCGGCGAGCAAGCCCTCCGCGGCGACGATCGCGAAGAACTTCCTCACCGCGGCGAAGATGCTGTAGCTCGCAGTGCCTGCAGGCGACCCCGGCCGTCGGTGCGAAGCCGTCCGCCGGGGTCGCCTCGCGTCCGGGGCCAGGCCGACAGGGGTCAGTCGCTCGGCGGCGGGCTCCCGGCGCTCCGGCGCATCGCGCCATGCAGCCCCTCGAGGCTGAGCAGGCCGACGTAGCGGTCGCCGTCGGTCACGGGGAGGTAGCCCTCGTCGCGCTCGAGCATCGCCGCGAGCGCCCGCTTCAGCGAGCTGCCGAGCGGCAGCGCGGCGGAGAAGGGATGAACGAGCGCCCCCGCCGCGCCGATCTCGTCGAGCTCGACGACCCCCACCGCCTCGCCGGCGGGGTTCTCGACGACGACGCGGGGCGAGCCGGCCTGGGAGCCGATCGCCACGAGGGCCTCGTCGGGGGTCAAGGAGGGGGCGGTCGGCGGCCGCTCGAGGTCCTCGAGCGAGAGCGCCGTCACCGAGAGGCGCTGCAGGTCCCGGTCGGCGCCGACGAACTCGGCGACGAAGGGGGAGGCGGGCTTCGCGAGGATCGCCTGCGGCGTGTCGTACTGCTCGAGGACGCCACCCCGGTGCATGATCGCGATCCGGTCGCCGAGGAAGAGCGCCTCCTCGATGTCGTGGGTGACGAAGACGACGGTCTTGCCGAGGCGCCCCTGGAGCTCCTTGAACTCCTCCTGCAGACGCTTGCGGGCGATCGGGTCGACGGCGCCGAAGGGCTCGTCCATGAGCAGCATGATCGGGTCGGCGGCGAGGGCGCGCGCCACGCCGATCCGTTGGCGCTCGCCCCCGGAGAGCTCGTGGGGGAAGCGGCGCAGGTAGCGGTCGGGCTCGAGGCCGACGAGCTCGAGGAGCTCCTCGACGCGCGCCGCGATCCTCGCCTTGTCCCAGCCGAGGAGGCGGGGGACCGCGGCGACGTTGTCGGCGACGCGCAGGTGCGGGAAGAGGCCCCCCTGCTGCATCACGTAGCCAATGCCGCGCCGCAGCTCCACGGGGTCGACGGACATCACGTCGACCCCGTCGATGAGGATCTCGCCGGAGGTCGGCTCGACGAGGCGGTTGATCATCTTCAGCGTCGTCGTCTTGCCGCAGCCAGAGGGGCCGACGAGCACGCAGAACTCGTGGGAGGCGATCTCCATCGAGAGATCGTCGACCGCGGGCTGGCCGTCGGAATAGGACTTGGTGACCGACCGGAGCTCGATCATCGGGCAAGGCTATCAATGATGTTCGAACGTCCCGCGGTCCATCCACCAGCCCGCGGTATGGCCGAAATAGCCTTTGGCCTGCACCGATAGGGCCGGGCACGCCCCGCGCGGAGGGTGGGGTCGCCTGTTAGCGCAGGCGACCCTCACCGGTTCTCCGTCGCGGGACGGCCGGCCACCCCTTGCCAATTTGAGAAGAGAAGGGATGACCAATGACCATCGTAGAGACACGTCCTCGCGTCGGCGTGCCCCGCCGGAGGGCGGCTTCGGGCGGCGCAGCCGCGGGGCGGGCCAAAGCGGGCCGCGGAGGTAGGGTCGCCCCGGTGGCCGACAACCCCGAAGTGAGGGCGCGGTGAGCTGGGCCGGCACGTGGGTCGCGGCAAACCAGTCCTTGATCCTCGACGCGCTCGGCCAGCACGTCGAGCTCGTCGCCATCGCGGTGGCCGCCGGGCTCGCCGTCTCGCTCCCGCTCGGCCTCCTCGCCTGGCGCTTCCACCGTGTGCGCGGCCTCATCCTCGGCTTCACGGGGCTGCTCTACACGATCCCCTCGATCGCGCTCTTCGTCCTCATCCAGCCCGTCACCGGCTACTTCTCGCTCACGACGGCCGAGGTGGCGCTGTCGGGGTACACGCTGCTGATCCTCGTGCGCAACCTCCTCACCGGCCTCGACGGGGTGGGCGACGAGGTCCACGAGGCGGCCGTGGCGATGGGCTACTCGCCCTTCCAGCAGCTGGTGCGGATCTACCTGCCGCTCGCCCTCCCAGCCCTCTACGCCGGGCTGCGGGTGGCGACGGTGACGGTCGTCGGCCTCGTCACGATCACCGCCTTCATCGGCCTCGGCGGCCTCGGGAAGGTGATCCTGCTCGGCTTCGCGGACTACTTCTACACACCGGTCGTCGTCGGCCTCGTGCTCTCGATCCTGCTCGCCGCGCTCGGTGACGCCCTCTTCGCAGCGCTCGCGCGCGTCACGGTGCGGTGGCGGATGGTGCGCGGCTGATGCACTTCCTCGACGGCTGCTTCCACTACCTCACCTCGATGGCGAACTGGACCGGGAGCGACGGGATCGCGGCGCGCGCCGTCGCGCAGGTCGAGCTCTCCGCCCTCGTCGTCCTCGCCGCGGCGCTCATCGGCATCGGCATCGGCTTCTACCTCGGCCACGTCGGCCACGGCGGCTTCGTCGCGGTGAACGCCGCCAACGCGGCGCGCGCCATCCCCTCGCTGGCGCTGCTCATCCTGCTCGTCATCTGGCCCGTCGTCTCGCTGAAGGGTGGCGGCTTCGACGCCGCCTTCCTCACCCTGGTCGCGCTCGCGATCCCGCCGGTGCTCACCAACGCCTACGTCGCGATGCGCGAGGTCGACCCGGTCGTGATCGAGGCCGCGAAGTCGGTCGGGATGTCGTCGGCGCGCCGCTTCTTCACGATCGAGATCCCCCTCGCCGCGCCCCTCACCGTCGCCGGGCTGCGCACCGCGGCGGTGGAGGTGGTCGCCACCTCGACCCTCGCCGCCTACGTCTCCTACAACGACCTCGGGAACTTCATCTTCGCCGGGCTGAACACCAACAACAACGTCGAGTCCTTCTGCGGGGCGTTCCTCGTCGCGGTGCTGTCGGGGATCGCCGACCTCTGCCTACTCGGCCTCTACCGCCTCGTCACCCCGAAACCGCTGCGGCGGGCGACGGCGGCGCGCTCGCGGGGCACCTTCGGCGTGCACGGCCGGCTGTCGAGGGTTGCCGCGTAGCGGCGCCCCTACACTCCGCGGACAGAAGAGAAAGGGGTGGCCGTGGCCGCGAACGACGAGATGACCGACCGCCTGCTGATCCGCGAGGCCGTGGAGAACTGGGTGCTGTGGCGCGACGCCGGCGACTGGGAGCGCTTCCGGGGGGTCTGGCACCCCGAGGGCAGGATGATGGCGACGTGGTTCCAGGGGACCTACGAGGAGTTCATCGCCGTCTCGGTGGCGGGCTTCGAGAAGGGCGTGCGGATCCTGCACTTCCTCGGGGGCGTCTCGGTCGACCTCGCCGGTGACCGGGCGATCGCGCAGACGAAGATGACCATCAGCCAGCGCGCGCTCGTCGAGGGCGTGCGCTGCGACGTCGTCTGCACGGGGCGCTTCTATGACTTCTTCGAGCGCCGCGCGGACAAGTGGGGGCTCGTCCTCCGCCAGCCGATCTACGAGAAGGACCGCCTCGACCCGATCGACCCCACCGAGGCGCCCGTGCTCGACAAGGCGGTGCTCGAGGGCTTCCCCGAGGGCTACCGCCACCTCGCCTACCTGCAGCACGGCATCGGCTACGACGTGAAGCGGGACATGCCCGGCCTCACGGGGCCCGAGGTCGAGGCCCTCTACCGCCGCGGCGCGAGCTGGCTCGCGGGCGGCGCGCCCGACTGAGGCCGCGCCGCCCGCGCTGTTGACGCCGGCGAGGCGGGCGGCCCGGCGGGGCCGCCCGTCCGCGGCGCTTCCCGTAGCCAAGGCGCCGGTAGCCGGTGCGCGCGAGGGGGTCGCCGCGGACGCGCGAGGGGAGCTGCGGCCCCCCGCCCGCCGCCCCGAGGAGCAGGCGCAGCACGCCGGAAAGGGCGAGCGCGACCGTCCCGAGCACGAGGACGGCCCCCGCCACCGCGCCGAGTAGCAGCTTCGCGAGGAGGGGGCGCCCCGGCCCGCCGCGCACGAAGGCGCCCGCCCAGCCGACGAGGCGCCGGTAGCGGGAGCGCACCGTCAGTCCTGCGGCATCGGCTCGCCGCGGCCGACGCCCATGCGGACCTCGCGGGAGGCGACCGCGACGTTCTCGGCGTAGCGCGCCCGGCGGTCCTCGGTCTCACCGGTGCGGTCGAGGGCCTTGCCGATCATCTTCAGCGCGGCCCACGGGGCGAGCGCGACGGCACCGAGGGGAGCAGCAGCGCGGCCGGCGGCGCGAGCAGCCCCTTTACGACGAGCGGCCGCCCCGGCGGGCCGGTGACGAGGGCGCGGGCCCAGCGCAGGAGTCGTGGGTGGTACACGGCGTCACCTCCCCGCGCCCGCTCGGGCGAGGCAGCGCCATTGTCGCACCCGCCGAGCAGCTACCGGCGGAGGCCGCGCTCAGCCGATGCGCGAGACCTGCGAGGTCTGGAAGCGCCTCGCCGTGAGCTCCTTGATGGCGCGCGGGAAGCTCGCCCGCGAGGCCTTGTGCGCCTCGGCGATCGCCCGCTGCGCGGCGGGGTCGCCGGCGAAGGCGGCGACGCACCCCTCAGGCTCGGCGTTGGCGAGGGCGAGGATCGCGCCGCGGCAGCCGAGCGGCCCGGCGTAGGAGAGCAGCGCCGAGGAGCCGGTGTAGACGTGCTGGTCCCAGGTGGTGACGGTCTCGAGGAGGCGCTCGGCGTCGCCGCTCGAGTCCTTCACGCCGGCGACCGGCAGCTCGCGCAGCGTCGCGAGGGGGATCCCCGGCAGCGACGCGCCGGGGAAGTGATAGGCGAGGAGGGGGACCGGGCCGCAGCGCTCGGCGAGCGAGGCGTAGTAGCGCTCGAGGCCGACGCTGCCGGCGGGCGAGAGGGCGAGGACCGCCTCTGCGCCGGCGCCGAGCGCGGCGTCGGTGAAGGCGAGCGCCTGGCGGAGCGAGGCGGCGCCCGTCCCGCACAGCACCGGGGCCGCGCCGGCGAGCGCCTCGCGGGTGACCGAGACGAGCTCGGCCCGCTCGGCGGCATCGAGGGAGGCGGCCTCCCCGGTCGTGCCGGCGACGATCACGCCGCGCACCCCCGCCTCGACGAGGCGGCAGGCGAGGTCGGCGGTGGCCTTGGCGTCGAGCGAGCCGTCGTCGTTGAACAGCGTGACGAGGGCGACGCCGACCCCTTCGAAGAGCGGTTCGGTCATGCTTAAGGCTATCGCCGCCCCGTCGGCTGCTCAGCTGGCGCGGTGGCTCGCCGTCCAGGCGAGGATCTCGTCGAGGGCGTGGGTGTTCACGATCTGGTCGGGGCGGACGCCCGCCGCGGCCGCCTGGATGCAGCCGAGGGGCTGCCACTCGAGCTGGCCGGGGGCGTGCGCGTCGGTGTCGATCGTCACCAGGCAGCCGAGCCCGAGCGCGCGCTCGAGGAGGGCCGGCGGGGGGTCGCGCCGCTCGGGGCGACTGTTGATCTCGACCGCTTTGCCGTGCTCGGCGCAGCAGGAGAAGACCTCCTCGGCGTCGAACTCGGACTGCGGGCGGCCCTTGCCGCTCAGCAGGCGGCCGGTGCAGTGGCCGAGGATGTCGGTGTAGGGGCTCTCCATCGCGGCGACCATGCGGCGGGTCATCTGCTTCGCGTCCATGCGCAGCTTGGAGTGCACGCTCGCGACGACGACGTCGAGCGTGGCGAGCAGCTCCGGCTCCTGGTCGAGGCCGCCGTCCTCCAGGATGTCGACCTCGATGCCGGTGAGGATGCGGAAGGGCGCGAGCTCCTCGTTCAGCTCCGCGACGAGTGCCAGCTGCTCGGCGAGGCGCTCGCGGTTGAGGCCGTGCGCGACGGTGAGGCGCGGGCTGTGGTCGGTGAGCGCGACGTAGTCGTGGCCGAGGGCCGCCGCGGCGTGCGCCATCACCGTGACCGGCGAGGAGCCGTCGGACCACTCCGAGTGGGTGTGGCAGTCGCCGCGCAGCGCCCGGTGGAGGGCCTCGGCCTCGGGCGAGAGCGCCTCATCCGAGGGCATCGCCGAGCCGCCGAGGTCCGTCAGGTACTGCGGCGTGCCGCCGGCGAGCGCCTCGCGGATGACCGTCGCCGTCGTCTCGCCGACGCCCGGCAGGCGCCCGAGGCCACGCCCCTCGGCGAGGCGCGCGAGCTCGTCGCGGCCAAGGGGGCGGATCGTCTCCGCGGCGGAGCGGAAGGCCTTGATCTTGAAGCCGGGCGCGCCCTTGGTCTCGAGGGTGTAAGCGATCGCCTCGAGCGCTTCGACGGGCTCCATGTGGTGCCTCCTTCGGGTCGCGCACGAGGCTAACGAGGCCGCTCGCGGCTCGATTGCGTGGCGGCCGTGGCAGCATCTCGCGATGCCCTCCGCCTCGCCGAAGGTCGACCTCGAGGTCGCCGGGCACACCGTCTCGCTCTCCAACCCCGACAAGGTCTTCTTCGCGGCGCGCGGCGAGACCAAGCTCGACCTCGCGCAGTACTACCTCGCGGTCGGCGAGGGGGCGATGCGCGGCGTGCGCGAGCGGCCGACGGTGCTGAAGCGCTTCCCGAACGGCGCGGCGGGGGAGTTCTTCTTCCAAAAGCGCGTCCCGCCGGGCCGCCCCGACTGGCTGCAGACGGTGACGGTCGACTTCCCCTCCGGCCGCAGCGCCGAGGAGCTCTGCCCGGTCGACGTCGCGCACATCCTCTGGGCGGTGAACCTCGGCTGCCTGGAGCTCAACCCCTGGCCGGTGCGGCGCGCCGACGTCGACCACCCCGACGAGCTGCGCGTCGACCTCGACCCGCAGCCGGGGGTTACCTTCGAGGACGTCCGGCGCGTCGCCCTCGAGGTGCGGGTGCTGCTCTCAGAGCACGGCCTCGTCGGCTTCCCGAAGACCTCCGGCTCGCGGGGCATCCACATCAACGTGCCGATCGAGGCGCGCTACGGCTTCAAGGAGGTGCGCCGCGCCGCCCTCGCGCTGGCGCGGGAGCTCGAGCGGCGGATGCCCGGCACGGCGACCTCGAAGTGGTGGAAGGAGGAGCGCGGCGAGGCGGTCTTCGTCGACTACAACCAGAACGCCCGCGACCGTACCGTCGCCTCGGCGTACTCGGTGCGCCCGAACCCCGAGGGGCGCGTCTCCTGCCCGCTCACCTGGGAGGAGGTCGCCGACGTTGACCCCGGCGACCTCACGATCGCCACCGTCCCCGAGCGCTTCCGCACCGTCGGCGACCCCGGTGCGGGCCTCGAGGCCACCTCCTACGACCTCACCCCGCTCCTCGAGCAGGCGGCGCGCGACGAGGCCGCCGGCCTCGGCGACGCCCCCTGGCCGCCGCACTTCCAGAAGGAGGCCGACGAGCCGCCGCGCGTCGCCCCGAGCCGACGCCGCAAGGCCCCGCGCGGGGAGGCGGCAGCCGAGGAGCGAGCCGATTAGGGTCCGCCGCGGCGCGACGGCGCGCCCGCGGGGGTGAGGAGGGGATCGTGAAGCTCGTGCTCTTCGAGCGGGGTTCGGGACCGGAGCCGGGCTTGCTGGAGGGTGAGCGGGTCGTCCCCGTCGGCGACCTCGTCACCGCCGGCCACGACGCGCAGGCGACGATGGCGGGGATCATCGACGACTTCGAGACGCTGCGACCGCGCCTCGAGGAGGCGCGCGCGACGACCGGCCTCCCCCTCGCTGAGGTGCGCCTCCGTCCGCCGCTGCCGCGCCCCGGCAAGGTGCTCTGCTGCATCGGCAACTACTGGGAGCACGCCCAGCGCGAGCCGCGTCAGCTGAACATGTTCATGAAGAACCCCGACGCCGTCGTCGGCCCCGGCGACACCATCGAGCTGCCCCGCTTCGCCGAGCCGTGGATGTTCATGCACGAGGCGGAGCTCGCGATCGTGCTGCGCGGCCCCTCCAAGCTCGTCGACCAGGAGCACTGGCGCGACGCGGTCTTCGGCTACACCTGCCTGATCGACGTCTCGGCGCGCGGCGAGGGCCGCTCGACGTGGAAGGCGGGGAGCTGGCTCGGGAAGTCCTTCGACACCTTCTGCCCGATCGGCCCCTGCATCGCCACTGCGGACGAGATCCCCGACCCGAACGACCTGCACGTGCAGTTCTGGGACAACGGCCAGCTGCGCCACAACTACCACACCGACGACATGGAGCACCGGGTCCCCGAGCTCATCGAGTTCGCCTCGACGATCATGACCCTCAACTCCGGCGACCTCATCTCCTGCGGCACCAACCACGAGGGCCTCGGCCCTCTGCAGGACGGCGAGCACGTCGAGATCGAGGTGCACGGGATCGGCCGCATGGCGCTCGACGTCCGCGACCCGCTCGCGCGCAGCTGGGAGGTCGGGATCTACATGGGCGCCGACTCGACCAACCACGAGGCGGTCCGCCGTCACCGCCCCGACGACGCCGCGCTGCTGAAGGAGCCCTAACCCGCGCCCTCGCCGCGCGGCCCGCGCTGCCAGAGGCCGACGAGGTTGCCCGCCGGGTCGAGGAGGGTC from Acidimicrobiales bacterium encodes the following:
- a CDS encoding amidohydrolase family protein; its protein translation is MYNGAKVFDVHSHVSVPGSSRSFAASLMASNTVMKSPLSQGGRDPSTEEEYRAAVAAHLSYMDDRDIDVQILGPRPYMQLGWMAPHLIPAWCRYVNDTIHQQVAFHPDRFLGAVALPQNSDAPDISHVLPELERCVNEYNFVAAYLSPDPKGLRTTPGVNEPYWYPLYERCSELNLPIIV
- a CDS encoding ABC transporter substrate-binding protein, producing MRTPRTALASIAALCLIGTTAATASASAKAHTAKARLGTVVVGDEGFTESAILQNIYGDLLGKLGYTVKYQTTTSRQQAIPALEKGTINVEPDYAGSLLLYLNANQTKAAGQLTSAIAADNAALKAKKAVVLPGTAGLDQNVFVVTKATSSRYGLKTLSQLKSHAKSWTFGAPAECTQNYFCAPGLKAVYGIKFKTVKNYDESGPLTVAALKSGAAEVVELFSTDPIINQDGFVSLKDDKNLEPADHLVAVVGSKFNTSAVDRALESVNARLTTNELVTLDGQASSASKPSAATIAKNFLTAAKML
- a CDS encoding ABC transporter ATP-binding protein yields the protein MIELRSVTKSYSDGQPAVDDLSMEIASHEFCVLVGPSGCGKTTTLKMINRLVEPTSGEILIDGVDVMSVDPVELRRGIGYVMQQGGLFPHLRVADNVAAVPRLLGWDKARIAARVEELLELVGLEPDRYLRRFPHELSGGERQRIGVARALAADPIMLLMDEPFGAVDPIARKRLQEEFKELQGRLGKTVVFVTHDIEEALFLGDRIAIMHRGGVLEQYDTPQAILAKPASPFVAEFVGADRDLQRLSVTALSLEDLERPPTAPSLTPDEALVAIGSQAGSPRVVVENPAGEAVGVVELDEIGAAGALVHPFSAALPLGSSLKRALAAMLERDEGYLPVTDGDRYVGLLSLEGLHGAMRRSAGSPPPSD
- the ligD gene encoding non-homologous end-joining DNA ligase, yielding MPSASPKVDLEVAGHTVSLSNPDKVFFAARGETKLDLAQYYLAVGEGAMRGVRERPTVLKRFPNGAAGEFFFQKRVPPGRPDWLQTVTVDFPSGRSAEELCPVDVAHILWAVNLGCLELNPWPVRRADVDHPDELRVDLDPQPGVTFEDVRRVALEVRVLLSEHGLVGFPKTSGSRGIHINVPIEARYGFKEVRRAALALARELERRMPGTATSKWWKEERGEAVFVDYNQNARDRTVASAYSVRPNPEGRVSCPLTWEEVADVDPGDLTIATVPERFRTVGDPGAGLEATSYDLTPLLEQAARDEAAGLGDAPWPPHFQKEADEPPRVAPSRRRKAPRGEAAAEERAD
- a CDS encoding nuclear transport factor 2 family protein, with amino-acid sequence MAVAANDEMTDRLLIREAVENWVLWRDAGDWERFRGVWHPEGRMMATWFQGTYEEFIAVSVAGFEKGVRILHFLGGVSVDLAGDRAIAQTKMTISQRALVEGVRCDVVCTGRFYDFFERRADKWGLVLRQPIYEKDRLDPIDPTEAPVLDKAVLEGFPEGYRHLAYLQHGIGYDVKRDMPGLTGPEVEALYRRGASWLAGGAPD
- a CDS encoding ABC transporter permease, with the protein product MSWAGTWVAANQSLILDALGQHVELVAIAVAAGLAVSLPLGLLAWRFHRVRGLILGFTGLLYTIPSIALFVLIQPVTGYFSLTTAEVALSGYTLLILVRNLLTGLDGVGDEVHEAAVAMGYSPFQQLVRIYLPLALPALYAGLRVATVTVVGLVTITAFIGLGGLGKVILLGFADYFYTPVVVGLVLSILLAALGDALFAALARVTVRWRMVRG
- a CDS encoding fumarylacetoacetate hydrolase family protein, producing the protein MKLVLFERGSGPEPGLLEGERVVPVGDLVTAGHDAQATMAGIIDDFETLRPRLEEARATTGLPLAEVRLRPPLPRPGKVLCCIGNYWEHAQREPRQLNMFMKNPDAVVGPGDTIELPRFAEPWMFMHEAELAIVLRGPSKLVDQEHWRDAVFGYTCLIDVSARGEGRSTWKAGSWLGKSFDTFCPIGPCIATADEIPDPNDLHVQFWDNGQLRHNYHTDDMEHRVPELIEFASTIMTLNSGDLISCGTNHEGLGPLQDGEHVEIEVHGIGRMALDVRDPLARSWEVGIYMGADSTNHEAVRRHRPDDAALLKEP
- a CDS encoding ABC transporter permease; translated protein: MHFLDGCFHYLTSMANWTGSDGIAARAVAQVELSALVVLAAALIGIGIGFYLGHVGHGGFVAVNAANAARAIPSLALLILLVIWPVVSLKGGGFDAAFLTLVALAIPPVLTNAYVAMREVDPVVIEAAKSVGMSSARRFFTIEIPLAAPLTVAGLRTAAVEVVATSTLAAYVSYNDLGNFIFAGLNTNNNVESFCGAFLVAVLSGIADLCLLGLYRLVTPKPLRRATAARSRGTFGVHGRLSRVAA
- a CDS encoding PHP domain-containing protein, with protein sequence MEPVEALEAIAYTLETKGAPGFKIKAFRSAAETIRPLGRDELARLAEGRGLGRLPGVGETTATVIREALAGGTPQYLTDLGGSAMPSDEALSPEAEALHRALRGDCHTHSEWSDGSSPVTVMAHAAAALGHDYVALTDHSPRLTVAHGLNRERLAEQLALVAELNEELAPFRILTGIEVDILEDGGLDQEPELLATLDVVVASVHSKLRMDAKQMTRRMVAAMESPYTDILGHCTGRLLSGKGRPQSEFDAEEVFSCCAEHGKAVEINSRPERRDPPPALLERALGLGCLVTIDTDAHAPGQLEWQPLGCIQAAAAGVRPDQIVNTHALDEILAWTASHRAS
- a CDS encoding dihydrodipicolinate synthase family protein — protein: MTEPLFEGVGVALVTLFNDDGSLDAKATADLACRLVEAGVRGVIVAGTTGEAASLDAAERAELVSVTREALAGAAPVLCGTGAASLRQALAFTDAALGAGAEAVLALSPAGSVGLERYYASLAERCGPVPLLAYHFPGASLPGIPLATLRELPVAGVKDSSGDAERLLETVTTWDQHVYTGSSALLSYAGPLGCRGAILALANAEPEGCVAAFAGDPAAQRAIAEAHKASRASFPRAIKELTARRFQTSQVSRIG